GTGTGGCATGGATTACTATCTGCAATGCCATGTGGGCCAGAGCCTTTTGTTGAAAGATCGAAACTATATAGACCACATTTTCAAGACTCAAGTGCTGAAACAAAATCAAAGTGATGCACATACACTTTGTCTGTTCCTCCTACTTCAAAGCTCATGCCGGATATACATATAATTCCTATCCCACTCAGTTGTAACGAACAGAGTGGTAACAAACAAACAGTGATAATGAAGCTTCCACCAAAAGCATAGACCTATTTAGTACGACAGCATATACAGAGCACACACATCTTAATTTGGATATAGCATGTTCAACCAGGAATGCACGGAATCAGCGATGCACAATGGACCAGGTGACCTTCACCAGCATCTTATAGTCGCTGCAAGTGATTCTCTCTTCATCATAGCTGCCGTGCTTTGGAGTAAACTCGACAGTGCGGACACCGCCTGTAGCAGTGGCAATAGTCAACAGGAGCGGCTCATCAACCGAGACACTGACCACGCGGCGCGCTGTTTGCAGGATCCCACCCTCACCAGCTATTAGCATCCCAGCAAGTTTGCTATCATGTAGCATAATGTCACATGGAAAGCTGCTAGTGCGAGCGATGATTTTCCCATGGAAATTAACAGGTCCCGCCTCAAGGATCCTCATCTCAACGGTGCCCTCCACCGCCTTTCTTACAAACGTGTAGTTTAAATCCAATGTGCTGTGCATGCTGACAAGCGTTTCGGTTTGAACCTTGTATTTCGGTGGAAATGACAGTCTGGAGATGCCATTAATCTCCATTAGGCCTTTGCTAACTCTCTTGTCATTGACCTTTCTGCTATTCACAACCTTGACCTTGAGATCAACTTCAAAAATTATTGAATCAAATATCATCAGCCCTCTCTTCGGGCCAGTGAGAACCAACGGATCCCCTCTCTCGccgtggaagaggaaggagaagaaccgccgccgccgccgccgccagaccgGACCCGCTGTATGCCGCCGCTCGAACGCTCGATCGGGTTGTGAGAGGCCCACATATTGTAAAGAAAATTACACGTTTCGTCCCTGGACTATAGTTGGCGAAACGGGCCGTGCTAAGAGAGCTCCTCGCCAGCGCCGCCTTATGCGCCCACGCGCCTGGctaagtgggccggcccatgaatgAGCCGATGAGCTCGCGCGACGCCCGCTTCCCCAGCTATCCCGCTCGGGCATTTCCTATACGGCGCACACCCCGCCTCCTTCCATCGATGCtacatgggccagcccatttagctttttcttcttctcctgttAAATTCCAAAAAATGGTGCGGGCAACAAGATTCAAACACAAGACCACCCGATTCGTCGGCAAAGGCACTAACCACCAGGACTTCTTCACGCTTGTGACTAATCTCTTCGTTTTTCTTCTTATGCTGTCCTCGGTTCGTGGAAGCTCCGTTTTTTCGTTCTTGTTTTT
The window above is part of the Triticum aestivum cultivar Chinese Spring chromosome 2A, IWGSC CS RefSeq v2.1, whole genome shotgun sequence genome. Proteins encoded here:
- the LOC123184196 gene encoding uncharacterized protein, with amino-acid sequence MIFDSIIFEVDLKVKVVNSRKVNDKRVSKGLMEINGISRLSFPPKYKVQTETLVSMHSTLDLNYTFVRKAVEGTVEMRILEAGPVNFHGKIIARTSSFPCDIMLHDSKLAGMLIAGEGGILQTARRVVSVSVDEPLLLTIATATGGVRTVEFTPKHGSYDEERITCSDYKMLVKVTWSIVHR